Proteins from a single region of Chryseomicrobium sp. FSL W7-1435:
- the glmU gene encoding bifunctional UDP-N-acetylglucosamine diphosphorylase/glucosamine-1-phosphate N-acetyltransferase GlmU, which yields MTNLFAVVLAAGKGTRMKSSLYKVLHPVCGKPMVDHVVGNMEKLGASEIVSVVGHGAEMVKDTLGERSTYVVQEEQLGTAHAVQQAEQVLDGREGTTIVICGDTPLITPDTIQQLMATHQEAGAKATILTAIVEDPTGYGRILRGEDDLVKGIVEQKDATAEQQKVQEINSGTYCFDNKALFEALKKVDNNNSQGEYYLTDVISILKDQGEAIAAFAAADAEELLGVNDRVALSQAESYMRNRLALHHMREGVTIIDPASTYIGADVVIGSDTVLLPGTMLEGNTVIGEKSTIGPNSHLKNAHIGNETTVHSSVVTDSKIADHVAVGPFAHIRPGSDLGDHVKIGNFVEVKKSTIQEGSKLSHLTYMGDAEIGKNVNIGCGTISVNYDGKNKFTTIIEDNAFIGCNSNLVAPVTVGKGAYVAAGTTVTKNVTEDSLAIGRVKQENKEGYAKRIK from the coding sequence ATGACAAACTTATTTGCAGTCGTATTAGCGGCTGGTAAAGGCACGCGAATGAAATCATCTTTATATAAAGTATTACATCCAGTATGTGGCAAACCCATGGTCGACCACGTTGTCGGCAACATGGAAAAATTAGGCGCTTCAGAAATCGTCTCTGTCGTCGGTCACGGCGCAGAGATGGTCAAAGATACACTGGGCGAACGCTCCACTTATGTCGTACAAGAAGAGCAATTAGGAACAGCACACGCCGTTCAACAAGCCGAGCAAGTGTTAGACGGTCGTGAAGGCACGACAATCGTTATTTGTGGAGATACACCACTTATCACGCCGGATACCATTCAACAGCTTATGGCGACACATCAAGAAGCGGGTGCAAAAGCAACCATTCTTACAGCTATCGTTGAAGACCCGACTGGCTACGGACGTATCCTTCGGGGAGAAGACGACCTAGTAAAAGGCATCGTTGAACAAAAAGATGCAACAGCCGAGCAACAAAAGGTTCAAGAAATCAACTCAGGGACGTACTGTTTCGACAACAAGGCACTTTTCGAAGCGCTGAAAAAAGTCGACAACAACAACTCTCAGGGCGAGTATTACTTAACGGATGTGATCAGCATTTTGAAAGACCAAGGGGAAGCAATTGCAGCATTTGCAGCAGCGGATGCAGAGGAGTTACTAGGTGTTAATGACCGTGTAGCACTTTCGCAAGCTGAAAGTTATATGCGCAATCGCCTAGCACTTCACCACATGCGTGAAGGCGTCACAATCATTGATCCTGCCTCTACGTATATTGGAGCAGACGTTGTGATTGGTTCTGACACTGTCTTACTTCCGGGTACAATGCTTGAAGGAAATACAGTTATTGGCGAAAAGAGCACGATTGGTCCAAACAGCCATTTGAAAAATGCACACATTGGAAATGAGACGACTGTCCATTCTTCGGTCGTAACAGACAGCAAAATCGCAGACCACGTAGCGGTTGGCCCATTCGCGCATATTCGTCCAGGTTCAGATTTAGGAGACCACGTGAAAATCGGTAACTTCGTGGAAGTGAAAAAGTCCACGATTCAAGAAGGGTCAAAACTTTCCCACCTGACCTACATGGGTGACGCAGAAATCGGCAAAAACGTGAACATTGGCTGTGGCACAATTTCAGTGAACTATGATGGAAAAAATAAATTTACAACAATTATCGAGGACAATGCTTTCATCGGTTGTAACTCAAATCTTGTCGCACCTGTCACGGTCGGAAAAGGCGCTTATGTCGCTGCCGGAACAACTGTGACGAAAAATGTAACAGAAGATTCACTAGCCATTGGACGCGTAAAGCAGGAAAATAAAGAAGGTTACGCTAAACGTATTAAGTAA
- a CDS encoding ribose-phosphate diphosphokinase — protein MPYQYAGSKLKIFTLNSNPELAESIAKEVGVPLGKLTVTRFSDGEVQINIEESIRGSDVFVIQSTSAPVNENLMELLIMLDALKRASARTINVVIPYYGYARQDRKARSREPITAKLVANLLTSAGATRAITLDLHAPQIQGFFDIPIDHLVAVPLLSDYFLEKNFDPSEIVIVSPDHGGVTRARKMADRLKATIAIIDKRRPRPNVAEVMNIVGNVEGKTAILIDDIIDTAGTITIAAAALKENGAKDIYACCSHPVLSGPAMERIENSVIKELVVTDSIKLDDSQKSSKIVELSIAKLLADAIVRVYEEKSVSTLFD, from the coding sequence ATGCCCTATCAATACGCAGGTTCAAAGTTAAAGATTTTCACACTAAATTCGAATCCGGAACTCGCTGAAAGCATTGCGAAAGAAGTTGGAGTTCCCCTTGGAAAATTAACGGTTACACGCTTCAGTGATGGAGAAGTGCAAATCAATATTGAAGAGAGTATTCGCGGTAGTGACGTATTTGTTATTCAATCAACGTCAGCCCCAGTGAATGAAAACTTGATGGAACTGCTTATTATGTTAGATGCATTAAAGCGTGCTTCTGCACGTACAATCAATGTAGTTATCCCGTACTATGGTTACGCACGCCAAGATCGTAAAGCACGCTCTCGTGAGCCGATCACAGCGAAACTCGTAGCAAATCTTTTAACTTCTGCTGGCGCAACACGTGCAATCACACTTGATTTGCATGCTCCACAGATTCAAGGTTTCTTCGATATTCCAATCGATCACTTAGTAGCCGTACCATTATTATCGGATTATTTCCTTGAAAAAAACTTTGATCCTTCTGAAATTGTTATCGTATCGCCTGATCATGGTGGCGTAACGCGTGCTCGTAAGATGGCTGATCGCTTAAAAGCAACTATCGCTATCATTGATAAGCGCCGTCCACGTCCAAACGTGGCAGAAGTTATGAATATCGTCGGGAACGTAGAGGGCAAAACAGCTATTCTCATCGACGACATTATCGACACAGCTGGAACAATCACAATTGCAGCAGCGGCTCTTAAAGAAAATGGCGCAAAAGACATCTATGCTTGCTGTTCTCACCCTGTATTATCAGGCCCAGCAATGGAACGTATCGAGAACTCGGTAATTAAAGAGCTAGTTGTAACGGACTCTATTAAATTAGATGATAGTCAAAAATCATCAAAAATTGTGGAGCTTTCTATTGCGAAATTACTTGCAGATGCTATCGTTCGTGTCTATGAAGAAAAGTCTGTCAGCACATTATTTGATTGA
- a CDS encoding 50S ribosomal protein L25/general stress protein Ctc, whose amino-acid sequence MTKVTTQKRESKKENTALRAKGFVPAVVYGYKTENTAIAVEEIELIKTLREVGRNGVMKLDVDGKSINAVLTDYQQDPIKGQIVHADFLAINMSEELEVSVNVTPVGEAAGVNEGGSLTQVNYQVTVRVKPSDIPDHIEVDVSELAIGDSITLGDVREKIDFEILEEDDYSLFAVAAPRSDEELEELDSVEEESEEDATDVEATEEAPEDKKAE is encoded by the coding sequence ATGACAAAGGTAACAACTCAAAAACGTGAATCAAAGAAAGAAAACACAGCACTACGTGCAAAGGGCTTTGTGCCAGCAGTAGTCTACGGATATAAAACTGAAAACACAGCGATTGCTGTGGAAGAAATTGAATTAATCAAAACTTTACGTGAAGTTGGACGTAATGGTGTCATGAAATTAGACGTTGATGGCAAATCAATCAACGCTGTATTAACAGACTACCAACAAGATCCAATTAAAGGGCAAATTGTACACGCTGATTTCTTAGCAATCAACATGTCTGAAGAACTTGAAGTTTCTGTAAACGTAACTCCAGTAGGAGAAGCGGCTGGTGTTAACGAAGGTGGATCTCTAACTCAAGTGAACTATCAAGTAACAGTTCGTGTGAAACCATCTGATATTCCAGATCACATCGAGGTGGATGTAAGTGAGTTAGCTATTGGCGACTCCATTACGCTAGGTGATGTTCGTGAAAAAATCGACTTTGAAATTTTAGAAGAAGATGACTACTCACTATTCGCTGTAGCAGCACCACGTTCTGATGAAGAACTAGAAGAACTTGATTCAGTAGAGGAAGAGTCTGAAGAAGACGCTACGGACGTAGAAGCAACTGAAGAAGCTCCTGAAGATAAAAAAGCTGAATAA
- the pth gene encoding aminoacyl-tRNA hydrolase produces MKMIIGLGNPGKKYEKTRHNIGFLVIDELAKKYGVELNQTKFHALYAIAHTPNGKVLLVKPYTYMNLSGEAVAPLMNYYGVELEDTVVIYDDLDLGTGKLRLRQRGSAGGHNGIKSLIQHFGTQNFNRIRIGISRPPGTMKVPDYVLANFREEEQLDMELAIKKSADACALWLEKPFLEVMNDFNGA; encoded by the coding sequence ATGAAAATGATTATTGGCCTGGGGAACCCGGGCAAGAAATATGAAAAAACTCGCCATAACATCGGCTTTTTAGTGATTGATGAGTTGGCTAAAAAATATGGTGTTGAGTTAAACCAAACCAAATTTCATGCACTTTACGCTATTGCTCATACACCGAATGGAAAAGTGTTGCTTGTAAAGCCGTATACGTACATGAACCTTTCAGGTGAAGCTGTTGCACCGTTAATGAATTACTACGGTGTAGAGTTAGAGGATACAGTTGTCATTTATGACGACTTGGATCTTGGAACAGGCAAGCTCAGACTTCGTCAACGTGGGAGTGCAGGCGGGCATAATGGTATTAAATCATTAATCCAACATTTCGGTACGCAAAACTTCAACCGTATTCGTATCGGTATTAGTCGGCCTCCTGGCACTATGAAAGTGCCGGACTATGTGCTGGCTAATTTTCGTGAAGAAGAACAGCTCGACATGGAGTTGGCGATTAAAAAGAGCGCCGACGCCTGCGCTTTATGGCTTGAAAAACCATTCCTAGAAGTCATGAATGATTTTAATGGTGCATAA